A genome region from Christensenella minuta includes the following:
- a CDS encoding carbohydrate kinase family protein has translation MCDIICAGHICLDITPVLPSKFARADKVFQPGKLLETDELVLSTGGSVANTGIALTKLGIRTALIGRIGDDIPGDVVKRLLEEQVGQAQYLSAGRGELTSYSVVLAPPGFDRMFLHNPAANHTFGADDIDFDLVRQAKILHIGYPTCMKKLAQNKGAELRNILRKGKELGVTTSIDTSYPDEDANGINADWEGLFGNVLPFTDIFMPSIEEALFMFDHDEFCRLKAMDGDILKNLDIDYLPRLGKKLLDMGAKIVVIKCGTRGYYAATQGAEALAGMGRGMPAEPGQWAGREIFTSIYRIDHVRSATGAGDTSIGGFLAALIRGYSLADSVDIACATGAACVTAYSATGGIGPLEKIISRSRKEWKKTPLAYTGQYFRMDAARGLLQRNGDRE, from the coding sequence ATGTGCGATATTATATGCGCGGGTCATATCTGCCTCGATATCACCCCCGTTTTACCTTCTAAATTCGCCCGGGCCGACAAGGTGTTCCAGCCCGGGAAGCTGCTCGAAACGGATGAGCTGGTTCTTTCGACCGGGGGAAGCGTGGCAAACACCGGCATCGCCCTCACGAAGCTCGGCATCAGGACCGCGCTGATAGGCAGGATCGGGGACGACATCCCGGGGGACGTTGTCAAAAGGTTGTTGGAGGAACAGGTTGGGCAGGCGCAATATCTCTCCGCCGGCCGGGGCGAACTTACTTCCTACAGCGTTGTGCTCGCGCCGCCCGGATTTGACCGCATGTTCCTGCACAATCCGGCGGCAAACCACACTTTTGGGGCGGATGATATCGATTTCGATCTGGTGCGGCAGGCTAAAATCCTGCACATCGGCTACCCGACCTGTATGAAAAAGCTTGCGCAAAACAAGGGGGCCGAGCTGCGGAATATCCTGCGGAAAGGAAAGGAGCTTGGGGTCACGACCTCCATTGACACCTCTTACCCGGATGAGGATGCAAACGGCATCAATGCCGACTGGGAGGGGCTTTTTGGCAACGTCCTGCCCTTTACTGACATTTTTATGCCCAGCATCGAAGAGGCGCTGTTTATGTTCGACCATGATGAATTTTGCCGCCTGAAGGCAATGGATGGAGATATTTTGAAAAATCTCGATATCGACTACCTGCCCCGCCTCGGGAAAAAGCTCTTGGATATGGGCGCGAAGATCGTCGTTATCAAATGCGGGACCCGGGGATATTACGCCGCCACGCAGGGCGCCGAGGCCCTTGCCGGTATGGGACGGGGCATGCCCGCGGAACCCGGGCAATGGGCTGGCAGGGAGATTTTCACCAGCATTTACCGCATTGACCACGTGAGGTCCGCGACAGGGGCCGGGGATACCAGCATCGGAGGTTTCCTTGCGGCGCTCATACGCGGATATTCGCTGGCTGATTCCGTAGACATCGCCTGCGCGACCGGAGCTGCGTGCGTTACGGCCTATTCCGCGACCGGCGGGATCGGGCCGCTGGAGAAGATCATTTCAAGAAGCCGCAAAGAATGGAAAAAAACGCCCCTTGCATATACGGGGCAATATTTCCGCATGGATGCGGCCCGGGGGCTGCTTCAGCGGAACGGGGACCGCGAATGA
- a CDS encoding MDR/zinc-dependent alcohol dehydrogenase-like family protein has product MKIKAVRLYGKEDLRFEEFELRDIQDDEILAQVMTDSLCMSSYKAMLQGSGHRCIPDDIGRNPIIMGHELCARILRVGCKVKKDYKPGDIFAVQAKMFFGDEIKSPGYCYTTYGGNATNIIVPSEVIDGGYLLPFDGDAYFKASMAEPISCLISALRSSFHLAPNNKDHMMGLRPGGSMAILAGCGPMGLGAAEAAMALDNRPARIVLTDIDEKRVARAQALLKGKNGVKLEILNTNGIGDLPGFLGAGRNQFDDILVMAPVPGVIEQADSLSGIDTCINFFAGPTRKDFYASINFYDVHYNYKHIIGTSGGDIDDMREALRLIEAGEIDVSVLISHIGGLNCAAETTKSLPRIPGAKKLIYCNADLPLTAIDEFAEKGKSDPFFADLRDICAQSNMLWCREAEEYLLEHAKPILED; this is encoded by the coding sequence ATGAAGATAAAAGCAGTCCGGTTATACGGAAAAGAAGATTTGCGTTTTGAAGAATTTGAGCTCAGGGATATCCAGGACGATGAAATACTCGCGCAGGTCATGACGGACAGTTTATGTATGTCCAGCTACAAGGCGATGCTCCAAGGCAGCGGCCACCGGTGCATCCCGGACGATATTGGCAGGAATCCTATCATTATGGGGCACGAGCTGTGCGCGCGCATCCTGCGGGTGGGGTGCAAGGTAAAAAAGGATTACAAGCCCGGGGACATATTTGCGGTGCAGGCAAAAATGTTTTTCGGCGATGAGATCAAATCGCCCGGATATTGCTATACGACCTACGGCGGCAACGCGACCAACATCATCGTCCCTTCCGAGGTGATCGACGGCGGGTATCTCTTGCCGTTTGACGGGGACGCTTACTTCAAGGCATCCATGGCGGAGCCGATTTCCTGCCTGATTTCGGCGCTGCGTTCTTCTTTTCACCTTGCGCCCAACAACAAGGACCACATGATGGGCCTCCGTCCCGGAGGGAGCATGGCGATTCTTGCCGGATGCGGACCGATGGGCCTCGGTGCGGCGGAAGCCGCCATGGCTTTGGATAACCGACCTGCGCGGATCGTTTTAACGGACATCGACGAAAAGCGCGTCGCCCGGGCCCAGGCCCTGTTAAAGGGCAAAAACGGAGTGAAACTTGAAATACTGAATACGAACGGGATCGGGGACCTTCCGGGCTTTCTGGGCGCGGGCCGGAACCAATTCGACGATATCCTGGTCATGGCCCCGGTCCCCGGCGTGATCGAGCAGGCCGACTCCCTTTCGGGGATTGATACCTGCATCAATTTCTTCGCGGGCCCGACCCGGAAGGATTTTTACGCATCCATCAATTTTTACGACGTTCATTACAACTATAAGCATATCATCGGCACATCCGGCGGGGATATCGACGATATGCGGGAGGCTTTGCGGCTGATCGAGGCCGGAGAGATCGACGTATCCGTTTTGATCTCCCACATTGGCGGGCTCAATTGCGCCGCGGAGACTACGAAAAGCCTCCCCCGCATTCCCGGTGCAAAAAAGCTGATCTACTGCAACGCCGACCTGCCGCTCACGGCGATCGACGAGTTCGCCGAAAAAGGCAAGTCCGATCCGTTTTTTGCGGACCTGCGGGATATCTGCGCTCAAAGCAACATGCTGTGGTGCAGGGAGGCGGAGGAATATCTTTTAGAACATGCCAAACCGATCCTGGAGGACTGA
- a CDS encoding endonuclease/exonuclease/phosphatase family protein, with translation MTRAKRVLRVIGIILAVVAVLFVILLVFLTVAEYRPQPVEEVAVTGTSGAPIDGHVRVLTFNIGYAGLGKDQDFFMDGGGMVRPDSKADVEKNLSGIGSTLAGHPADVVFIQEADVGSHRSYYLDEAGYLADLTGKNAAFAYNYKAAFVPYPIPMIGKVEGGLLTLTDYGVESASRVALPVPFKWPVSTCNLKRCLLVCRVPYGGHELVLVNLHLEAYDGGEGKTAQTNMLMDFLTEEYEKGNYVIAGGDFNQTFPDIGGYPVVDAENWMPGVLSADMLPGGWQFAVDASSPTCRLLSGPYTGNREQTQLYVIDGFILSPNVALNSVHTLDLDFEYADHNPVMLDVELQ, from the coding sequence GTGACGAGAGCAAAGCGCGTCCTGCGCGTAATTGGCATTATCCTTGCGGTGGTTGCAGTCCTGTTCGTAATCCTGCTTGTTTTCCTGACTGTGGCGGAGTACCGTCCCCAACCGGTGGAAGAGGTTGCGGTCACGGGGACGTCCGGTGCGCCCATAGACGGGCATGTGCGCGTGCTCACCTTCAATATTGGTTACGCGGGCCTTGGAAAAGACCAGGACTTCTTCATGGACGGAGGCGGCATGGTGCGCCCGGACAGCAAGGCCGATGTGGAAAAAAACCTGAGCGGCATCGGAAGCACGCTGGCCGGACACCCGGCGGACGTGGTGTTCATTCAGGAAGCGGACGTCGGTTCGCACCGCTCGTATTACCTTGACGAGGCCGGATACCTCGCGGACCTTACGGGGAAAAACGCCGCCTTTGCATATAATTACAAGGCCGCATTTGTTCCATACCCCATTCCCATGATCGGGAAGGTGGAAGGCGGCCTTTTGACGCTTACGGACTACGGGGTGGAAAGCGCTTCGCGCGTGGCGCTGCCCGTACCCTTCAAGTGGCCAGTCAGCACCTGTAACCTGAAACGCTGCCTGCTGGTGTGCCGTGTGCCGTACGGGGGACATGAACTCGTGCTTGTAAACCTCCATCTCGAAGCTTACGACGGCGGGGAAGGAAAGACCGCGCAGACGAATATGCTGATGGATTTCCTGACCGAAGAATATGAAAAGGGGAACTATGTGATCGCGGGCGGGGATTTCAACCAGACCTTCCCGGATATCGGGGGCTATCCCGTGGTCGATGCGGAAAACTGGATGCCCGGGGTCCTCAGCGCGGACATGCTGCCAGGGGGCTGGCAGTTCGCGGTGGATGCCTCTTCGCCCACATGCCGGCTGCTTTCCGGCCCGTATACCGGGAACCGGGAGCAAACGCAGCTCTATGTGATCGATGGTTTCATCCTGTCGCCTAATGTGGCTTTAAACTCGGTACACACCCTTGATCTCGACTTTGAATATGCAGACCATAACCCGGTCATGCTGGATGTGGAGTTACAATAA
- a CDS encoding metallopeptidase family protein encodes MDQNDMVPSGKMPDPVDQKNEPAAPEAGKGPVTLDEMEQMLDELAEELPEAFFYGLNGGVVLLSQTERHPRGQGGLYTLGCYFSGGEMGRYIAIYYGSFLRVFPGASREKIRRELRKTLRHEFRHHVESLCGENGLEVEDEVFLQNYLRSRGGK; translated from the coding sequence ATGGATCAAAACGATATGGTTCCGTCCGGGAAAATGCCGGACCCTGTAGATCAAAAGAACGAACCGGCCGCGCCGGAGGCCGGGAAAGGCCCGGTGACGCTCGACGAAATGGAACAGATGCTCGACGAGCTTGCGGAGGAGCTGCCGGAGGCGTTTTTCTACGGGCTGAACGGGGGCGTCGTGCTTCTTTCGCAGACAGAGCGGCATCCGCGCGGGCAGGGCGGGCTTTATACGCTCGGCTGTTATTTCTCCGGCGGTGAAATGGGCCGTTATATCGCGATTTATTACGGCTCGTTTTTGCGTGTCTTCCCGGGCGCGTCGCGGGAAAAGATCCGCAGGGAGCTGCGTAAGACCCTGCGGCATGAGTTCCGGCATCATGTGGAATCCCTGTGCGGGGAAAACGGCCTCGAGGTCGAGGACGAAGTGTTTTTACAGAATTACCTGCGTTCGCGGGGCGGAAAATAA
- a CDS encoding M23 family metallopeptidase, with protein sequence MKKLAVLFLASVLVLSACSGGPLSSGSPGPVQSAAEATASPAPAPTGPPPDIGELVAGFSFEYPPLAALYPQDGERGYETVVNNPDITGGLITAYEAWAEAVSAHCARQFKAYYEDCTWSVGSEMQAPGWQVLAAAALACETPRELIARFQTLVTPSVSVAADGEGHTDFEFALLPKTPQEAFPLSDIKGDPIPAELFTSTYLLTIYDETGELREDSGAFAGLSERLAFPFAERYGFSDCWYDDRDGGARRHTGTDILCPEGTPELACVDGAILAVGGGEGTGNYVVLEGADGTQYHYYHMVEVSQLVQPGNTVKRGDPVGLAGNTGNSTANHLHIAIIAPDGVYVNPYPYLLDAEDAPRQATAR encoded by the coding sequence ATGAAAAAATTAGCTGTATTGTTTCTTGCGTCGGTCTTGGTTTTGAGCGCGTGCTCGGGCGGGCCGCTTTCTTCGGGAAGCCCGGGCCCAGTGCAGTCGGCGGCTGAGGCAACGGCGAGCCCCGCTCCCGCGCCCACAGGCCCGCCGCCGGACATAGGGGAACTGGTGGCAGGATTTTCTTTTGAATATCCTCCGCTGGCCGCGCTTTATCCGCAGGACGGAGAACGGGGCTATGAAACCGTCGTTAACAATCCGGATATAACGGGCGGGCTCATAACGGCTTACGAGGCATGGGCTGAAGCGGTGTCCGCACATTGCGCCCGGCAGTTTAAGGCCTATTATGAAGACTGTACGTGGAGCGTGGGCAGCGAAATGCAGGCTCCCGGCTGGCAGGTGCTTGCGGCAGCGGCGCTTGCCTGTGAAACGCCCAGGGAACTTATTGCCCGGTTCCAAACGCTTGTCACGCCCTCTGTCAGCGTGGCCGCGGATGGGGAAGGACACACGGATTTTGAATTTGCGTTGCTCCCGAAAACTCCGCAGGAGGCGTTTCCCCTGTCAGATATCAAAGGAGATCCGATCCCTGCGGAGCTTTTCACGAGCACTTATCTGCTGACCATTTACGACGAGACGGGGGAGCTGCGGGAAGACAGCGGAGCGTTTGCAGGGCTTTCAGAGCGGCTCGCCTTCCCGTTTGCCGAGCGGTACGGCTTCAGCGACTGTTGGTACGACGACCGGGACGGCGGCGCGCGGCGGCATACGGGAACGGACATCCTGTGCCCCGAGGGCACGCCCGAGCTTGCTTGTGTAGACGGCGCAATCCTTGCCGTGGGCGGCGGGGAAGGGACCGGGAACTATGTGGTGCTTGAAGGTGCGGACGGTACGCAGTACCATTATTATCATATGGTGGAGGTATCGCAGCTCGTGCAGCCCGGGAATACGGTGAAACGCGGGGACCCGGTGGGCCTCGCGGGAAATACGGGCAACAGCACGGCAAATCACCTGCACATTGCCATCATTGCGCCGGACGGCGTATATGTGAATCCATATCCCTATCTGCTTGACGCGGAGGACGCTCCGCGTCAGGCCACGGCCCGGTAG
- the leuS gene encoding leucine--tRNA ligase, translating into MNFTENEKKWQEKWAETGIYKYDKDSKKPKHYVLEMFSYPSGAKLHVGHWYNYSLSDTYARFMRMNGYNVFHPMGFDAFGLPAENYAIKTGIHPQDSTMQNIETMEEQLKAIGGTWDWDYEVKTCMPDYYKWTQWCFLQLYKHGLAYRKAAPVNWCPSCNTVLANEQVVEGCCERCGTQVTKKHLTQWFFKITDYAEQLLEGLGRIDWPEKTKLMQKNWIGKSQGGEVKFDIVGGGDFTVFTTRADTLFGCTYVVISPEHPLVEQITTSVQLPAVKEYQEYAARASEIDRLSTTREKTGVFTGAYAVNPINGRKVPIWTADYVLASYGTGCVMAVPAHDERDYAFAEKYNLPIERVIRSKDGSDDALPFTEHGILVNSGKYDGLTTEEGKQAVLGALAKEDRGGFKINYRLRDWLVSRQRYWGAPIPMVYCEKCGEVPVPEDQLPVQLPYDVDFTPDGTSPLAKNGEFVNTTCPVCGGPAKRDVDTMDTFVCSSWYYLRYPDNKDKKEAWNRELIDSMLPVDKYIGGAEHACMHLLYARFFTKAFHDMGYVGFDEPFSSLVHQGVILGPDGEKMSKSRGNVISPDELIKKYGSDTLRMYLAFGFNYVEGGPWNDDGIKAVSRFLERVERLVDAVAPMQGGSGQLDFDVNYQLNYAVKNVARDIPQFSFNTAVARIMELVNAMYKYMDGQPDAAFLKEAAKKLCLLLAPFAPHFAEEMWSRLGGEYSIFNQDFPVCDESALKRPVVNMAVQVNGKVRAKFDISADAGREEIERYVRGEFAELWEGKEIVKFIVVPGRIVNIVVK; encoded by the coding sequence TTGAACTTCACAGAGAATGAAAAAAAATGGCAGGAAAAATGGGCGGAAACGGGTATTTACAAATACGATAAAGACAGTAAGAAACCCAAGCACTACGTATTGGAAATGTTTTCCTATCCCTCGGGCGCAAAGCTGCACGTAGGGCATTGGTATAATTACAGCCTTTCGGATACCTATGCGCGCTTTATGCGTATGAACGGCTATAATGTGTTCCATCCGATGGGGTTTGACGCGTTCGGCCTTCCTGCGGAGAATTACGCGATCAAGACGGGCATCCATCCGCAGGATTCCACCATGCAGAACATTGAGACCATGGAAGAGCAGCTGAAGGCCATCGGCGGTACGTGGGACTGGGACTATGAAGTCAAAACCTGTATGCCCGACTATTATAAATGGACGCAGTGGTGCTTCCTTCAGCTCTATAAGCACGGCCTTGCCTACCGCAAGGCGGCGCCGGTCAACTGGTGCCCGTCGTGCAATACCGTACTCGCGAACGAGCAGGTTGTGGAAGGCTGCTGCGAACGCTGCGGAACGCAGGTCACTAAAAAACACCTGACCCAGTGGTTCTTTAAGATCACGGACTATGCGGAGCAGCTTTTAGAGGGTCTTGGCCGCATCGACTGGCCGGAAAAGACCAAGCTGATGCAGAAAAACTGGATCGGCAAATCCCAGGGCGGCGAAGTGAAATTCGATATCGTGGGCGGCGGGGATTTCACCGTGTTCACAACCCGCGCAGATACGTTGTTCGGCTGCACCTATGTGGTGATCTCGCCCGAACATCCGCTGGTGGAACAGATCACTACCTCCGTCCAGCTTCCGGCCGTGAAGGAATACCAGGAATACGCGGCGCGGGCAAGCGAGATTGACCGCCTGTCAACCACGCGCGAAAAGACGGGCGTATTCACGGGCGCATATGCGGTCAATCCCATCAACGGGCGCAAGGTGCCGATCTGGACGGCGGATTACGTGCTTGCCAGCTATGGCACAGGCTGCGTGATGGCGGTTCCCGCACATGACGAGCGCGATTATGCCTTTGCGGAAAAATATAATCTGCCCATCGAGCGGGTCATCAGATCCAAGGACGGCTCGGACGATGCGCTTCCCTTTACCGAGCACGGCATTCTCGTAAACAGCGGGAAATACGACGGCCTCACCACCGAAGAGGGAAAACAGGCGGTTTTGGGCGCCCTCGCAAAAGAGGACCGCGGCGGCTTTAAGATAAACTACCGCCTGCGCGACTGGCTGGTTTCCCGCCAGCGCTATTGGGGCGCGCCCATCCCGATGGTATACTGCGAAAAGTGCGGGGAGGTCCCCGTGCCGGAGGATCAGCTTCCCGTACAGCTTCCGTATGACGTGGACTTCACGCCGGACGGGACTTCGCCGCTCGCAAAGAACGGGGAATTCGTAAACACCACCTGTCCCGTTTGCGGAGGACCGGCGAAGCGCGACGTGGATACGATGGACACCTTTGTGTGCTCCTCGTGGTATTATCTGCGTTATCCCGACAATAAAGATAAAAAGGAAGCGTGGAACAGGGAGCTTATTGACAGTATGCTGCCCGTGGATAAATATATCGGCGGCGCGGAGCATGCGTGCATGCACCTGCTGTACGCGCGTTTTTTCACCAAGGCCTTTCATGATATGGGCTATGTAGGCTTTGACGAACCGTTCTCGTCCCTCGTGCACCAGGGCGTGATCCTCGGGCCTGACGGCGAGAAGATGAGCAAAAGCCGCGGCAACGTGATCTCACCGGACGAGCTTATCAAAAAGTACGGCTCAGATACCCTGCGTATGTATCTCGCGTTCGGCTTTAATTATGTGGAGGGCGGTCCGTGGAACGACGACGGGATCAAGGCGGTGAGCCGTTTCCTCGAACGTGTTGAGCGCCTTGTGGATGCGGTGGCTCCCATGCAGGGCGGCAGCGGCCAGCTGGATTTCGACGTAAATTACCAGCTCAATTATGCGGTCAAAAACGTAGCGCGGGATATCCCGCAGTTCTCGTTCAACACTGCGGTCGCGCGTATTATGGAACTTGTGAACGCAATGTATAAATATATGGACGGCCAGCCGGACGCGGCCTTTTTAAAGGAAGCTGCGAAAAAGCTGTGCCTGCTCCTCGCACCGTTTGCTCCGCACTTTGCAGAGGAAATGTGGTCGCGCCTCGGCGGGGAATATTCGATCTTCAATCAGGATTTTCCAGTGTGCGACGAAAGCGCGCTTAAGCGCCCGGTCGTAAATATGGCGGTGCAGGTAAACGGCAAGGTGCGTGCGAAATTCGACATTTCCGCGGACGCGGGCAGGGAAGAGATCGAGCGGTATGTGCGCGGCGAGTTTGCAGAGCTGTGGGAAGGCAAGGAGATCGTGAAGTTTATTGTGGTCCCCGGCCGCATCGTCAATATCGTGGTGAAATAA
- a CDS encoding DNA cytosine methyltransferase: protein MANRKYKLIDLFCGAGGLSLGFSNIFGHHFESVWANDMNQYAADTYNENYGNNCVVGDIVDLLADPHIEIPNADIVIGGPPCQGFSLLNKKRDGDKRRSLWRPFMEVVERSGAEVFVMENVPQLLNSEELEEIEQYATRLGFFPLAKAKLCAADYGVPQIRYRAFIIGCRSTDPNSNFPPLKTHYNPSDLNSTKGLNLQEGYVKNPQPWTTVRDAIGDLPEPRGTEIRKDIDPPLNLHFGRNPTKISMKRYKSIPDEGMNRFDLQRIAPDITPKCWKNKKSGGTDLFGRLWWDRPSVTIRTEFFKPEKGRYLHPVEHRPITHREAARIQSFPDSFRFVGSKIEIAKQIGNAVPPLLGAKVAECVEKLLRTKSNKND from the coding sequence GTGGCAAATAGAAAATATAAACTCATTGATTTATTTTGTGGTGCCGGAGGCCTTTCGTTAGGTTTTAGTAATATTTTTGGACATCATTTTGAATCGGTATGGGCAAATGATATGAATCAATATGCGGCAGATACCTATAATGAAAATTATGGAAATAATTGTGTTGTCGGCGACATAGTAGACTTGTTGGCAGATCCACATATAGAAATTCCAAATGCCGATATTGTTATTGGCGGGCCACCATGTCAAGGATTTAGTCTGTTAAATAAAAAAAGAGACGGAGACAAAAGAAGAAGCCTTTGGCGACCATTTATGGAAGTAGTGGAACGTTCGGGAGCGGAAGTGTTCGTAATGGAAAATGTCCCACAATTACTCAACTCAGAAGAACTTGAAGAAATTGAGCAGTATGCTACACGTTTAGGATTTTTTCCATTAGCGAAAGCTAAATTGTGTGCGGCTGATTATGGTGTGCCACAAATCAGATATAGGGCATTTATAATTGGTTGTCGGTCTACAGACCCAAATAGTAATTTCCCTCCATTAAAAACGCACTATAATCCTTCCGATTTGAACTCTACAAAAGGGCTTAATTTGCAGGAAGGATATGTCAAAAATCCACAACCGTGGACAACGGTGAGGGATGCTATTGGAGATTTGCCGGAGCCACGGGGAACCGAGATTAGGAAGGACATAGATCCACCTCTTAATTTGCATTTTGGACGTAATCCTACAAAAATTAGTATGAAACGTTATAAGTCAATCCCTGATGAAGGGATGAATCGATTCGATTTGCAACGGATTGCCCCGGATATAACCCCAAAATGTTGGAAAAACAAAAAATCCGGCGGGACGGATTTATTTGGACGACTATGGTGGGATCGACCATCTGTGACTATACGCACCGAATTTTTCAAACCGGAAAAAGGACGTTATTTACATCCGGTGGAACATCGTCCTATTACGCATCGTGAAGCTGCTAGAATACAATCTTTTCCGGATTCCTTTCGCTTTGTAGGAAGCAAAATAGAAATTGCCAAACAAATTGGTAATGCTGTCCCGCCGTTATTGGGTGCAAAAGTTGCCGAGTGTGTAGAAAAACTTTTGAGGACTAAATCGAATAAGAATGACTGA
- the vsr gene encoding DNA mismatch endonuclease Vsr: MTDVFDPIKRSQIMAHVRTKNTAPEVKLRSILHRNGFRFRLNRKDLPGKPDIVLPKYKAVIFVHGCFWHGHACPRGQRPQTNMEFWNKKINKNIERDKSDIIRLRELGWRALVIWECELKKQNQNALVLRLKNFLAGKNNEKESDDMARRSRPNDIPEKLRQSLIELLTNFSEELKKSNLRSKVVALVPAFHTLRDLGSSLIPKSQAISARDRIISYLKQYPRTVIDGDELMVVSGINEWARRVRELRVQFGWWIYSGVTFNQMAQNSDDVASFKEMGVDPSKVRPDQYVLMRTEQDRDAAHRWNVLNEIRKKKIAVKDKIIEYLRKNVGVQVTGEELNYLAGDTKEWARRIRELRTEEGWPIVTKNTGRSDLPVGVYLLEEDRQAYEHDRKIPDPVRVAVLERDHFKCVECGWDRTMISREDPRKMLELHHKQYHKNGGDNTKENLITLCNVCHDDVHRHS, from the coding sequence ATGACTGACGTATTTGATCCCATAAAAAGAAGCCAAATAATGGCGCATGTGAGAACAAAAAATACGGCGCCGGAAGTCAAATTAAGAAGTATCTTACACAGGAACGGCTTCAGATTCCGTTTGAACCGCAAAGATCTTCCCGGTAAACCCGATATTGTATTGCCAAAATATAAAGCGGTTATATTCGTTCATGGATGCTTCTGGCATGGACACGCTTGTCCACGTGGACAAAGGCCACAAACAAATATGGAGTTTTGGAACAAAAAAATCAATAAAAATATAGAACGTGACAAATCGGATATAATCAGGCTTAGAGAGCTTGGATGGCGAGCATTAGTAATTTGGGAATGTGAACTTAAAAAACAAAATCAAAATGCTTTAGTGCTACGCTTAAAAAATTTTTTAGCTGGAAAAAATAATGAGAAAGAGAGTGATGATATGGCCCGTCGTTCCCGACCAAACGATATTCCCGAAAAACTCCGTCAATCACTAATAGAGCTACTGACAAATTTTTCAGAGGAATTAAAAAAATCCAATTTGCGATCTAAGGTCGTCGCATTGGTACCTGCATTTCATACCTTGCGAGATTTAGGCAGCTCACTCATTCCTAAGAGTCAAGCTATCTCCGCTCGTGATCGTATTATTTCTTATCTCAAGCAATATCCGAGAACGGTAATTGATGGGGATGAGTTAATGGTCGTTTCGGGGATCAATGAATGGGCTAGAAGGGTCAGAGAATTGCGAGTGCAATTTGGGTGGTGGATATATTCCGGGGTGACATTTAATCAGATGGCTCAAAACTCAGATGATGTAGCTTCATTTAAAGAGATGGGGGTCGATCCTTCTAAAGTCAGGCCGGATCAATATGTACTTATGCGTACTGAACAAGATAGAGATGCAGCACATCGCTGGAATGTGCTTAATGAAATACGCAAAAAGAAAATTGCAGTTAAAGATAAAATTATTGAATACTTGAGGAAAAATGTTGGTGTTCAGGTTACGGGTGAAGAATTGAATTATTTGGCTGGTGATACAAAAGAATGGGCTCGACGTATTAGAGAATTACGTACGGAAGAGGGTTGGCCAATAGTTACTAAAAATACCGGGAGATCGGATTTGCCGGTCGGGGTTTACCTTTTGGAGGAAGATCGTCAGGCATATGAGCATGATAGAAAAATTCCAGATCCTGTACGAGTGGCAGTATTGGAACGTGATCATTTCAAATGCGTGGAATGTGGTTGGGATAGAACTATGATCTCAAGGGAAGACCCACGGAAAATGCTTGAACTTCATCATAAGCAGTATCATAAAAATGGTGGGGATAATACTAAAGAAAATCTTATTACACTGTGCAATGTATGTCATGACGACGTGCATCGACATAGTTGA